Proteins encoded by one window of Candidatus Cloacimonadota bacterium:
- a CDS encoding amidohydrolase, with the protein MESVDILIKNGLIVTINKQMDVIQNGAIAIKDGRIIQIHKTENLEKRFSAKKVFDAESKIVMPGFINAHTHIPMTYFRGLADDLPLQEWLENYIWPAEAKFVSEEFVYLAALHGAAELVKNGITMFNDMYFFPEQTAKAASRVGIRAIVGQGIVDFPNANYKEPKQALDNAVKYQNEFANNELINFAIAPHSIYSCSSETLQLASETAQKHNMLLHIHISETQKEVENCLKQHHKRPIKYLNDIGFLDSNVVIAHGIWVNDKELKILREKNISVAITTESNLKLASGFMPIKKYIENGINLCLGTDGVASNNNLSMLDEMDFTAKIHKAYNKNPTILPVDEVVKMATLNSATALRKESELGSLKVGKKADIILIDTNKLEILPMYNVYSHLVYTISSNAISDVIINGKLIMENHKLLTVDEDEIIDRAKFYQNKIKES; encoded by the coding sequence ATGGAATCAGTTGATATTCTGATAAAAAATGGACTTATTGTTACAATTAACAAACAGATGGATGTCATCCAAAACGGTGCAATTGCAATAAAAGATGGCAGAATCATCCAAATTCATAAAACAGAAAATTTAGAGAAGAGGTTCTCTGCAAAAAAGGTATTTGATGCGGAATCAAAAATTGTTATGCCGGGATTCATTAATGCCCATACTCATATACCAATGACATATTTTCGTGGATTGGCTGATGATTTGCCTTTACAGGAATGGTTGGAAAATTATATCTGGCCCGCAGAAGCAAAATTTGTATCAGAAGAATTTGTATATTTAGCAGCTTTGCATGGAGCAGCAGAACTTGTCAAAAACGGTATTACAATGTTTAATGATATGTATTTCTTCCCGGAACAAACTGCAAAGGCAGCATCCAGAGTTGGAATTCGGGCTATTGTTGGTCAGGGTATTGTGGACTTTCCAAATGCAAATTATAAAGAACCAAAGCAAGCTTTAGATAATGCAGTTAAATATCAAAATGAATTCGCTAATAATGAACTAATAAATTTTGCAATTGCGCCCCATTCAATTTATTCTTGTAGCTCTGAAACATTACAACTTGCTTCCGAAACTGCTCAAAAACATAATATGCTCCTGCATATTCATATATCAGAAACTCAAAAGGAAGTTGAAAACTGTTTGAAACAGCATCATAAAAGACCAATAAAGTATTTGAATGACATTGGCTTTCTTGATAGCAATGTTGTTATTGCTCACGGAATCTGGGTAAATGATAAAGAACTAAAAATTTTGAGGGAAAAAAATATAAGCGTTGCAATCACTACAGAAAGTAATTTGAAGCTTGCCTCAGGTTTCATGCCCATCAAAAAGTATATTGAAAATGGCATAAATTTGTGTCTGGGAACAGACGGAGTTGCAAGTAATAACAATCTAAGTATGCTTGATGAGATGGATTTTACAGCAAAAATTCATAAAGCTTATAACAAAAACCCTACTATTCTTCCTGTTGATGAAGTAGTAAAAATGGCAACGCTCAATTCGGCTACGGCATTAAGGAAAGAATCGGAATTAGGCTCACTAAAAGTTGGCAAAAAAGCTGATATTATTTTAATTGATACAAATAAGCTGGAGATTCTTCCAATGTATAATGTCTACTCACATCTTGTGTATACTATATCCAGCAATGCTATTAGTGATGTTATTATAAATGGAAAATTGATTATGGAAAATCACAAACTGTTAACTGTTGATGAGGATGAAATAATTGATAGAGCAAAGTTTTATCAAAATAAAATAAAGGAAAGTTAA
- a CDS encoding DNA alkylation repair protein, translating to MVKEIGRLDEKEEKELRYKTEKTLKLLDESPRKGKKKFEEFASCKNYFGRILIAETAANSPQKDKVEEIAKSLLDSKNYAKRATALFFFYNYLMGKPEEMIEIVSNYYDSIKWEAENIMDHFWKEYPELMKSNMVKWIESADGSKRSISFHGLENISQKDPHFVMEFIEKIIDDESIEVQKKITHTIIQIARARPAEVYPYLKEWLKDADNKRIKTIWVSMKKLANSLRSSGGKERNSDFAILTKDTIRDWKRSSNPKISTMGEKLTQIVKNRKKY from the coding sequence ATGGTTAAAGAAATCGGACGTCTTGACGAGAAGGAAGAAAAAGAACTTCGCTACAAAACTGAAAAAACTCTTAAGTTATTGGATGAATCACCCAGAAAGGGGAAAAAGAAATTTGAGGAGTTTGCTTCTTGTAAGAATTATTTTGGAAGAATCCTGATTGCAGAAACTGCGGCTAATTCACCGCAAAAAGATAAGGTGGAAGAGATAGCAAAATCTTTATTAGATTCAAAGAATTACGCAAAACGCGCAACAGCTCTCTTCTTCTTCTATAATTACCTTATGGGCAAGCCAGAGGAAATGATAGAAATTGTCAGCAATTATTATGATTCTATAAAATGGGAAGCAGAAAATATTATGGACCATTTCTGGAAAGAATATCCAGAATTAATGAAATCCAATATGGTGAAATGGATTGAAAGTGCTGACGGGAGTAAACGCTCCATATCATTTCACGGCTTAGAAAATATCTCTCAGAAAGACCCACATTTTGTAATGGAATTTATTGAAAAAATTATTGATGATGAAAGTATTGAAGTCCAGAAGAAAATCACACATACTATAATTCAAATCGCAAGAGCACGGCCGGCTGAAGTATATCCTTATCTAAAGGAATGGCTTAAAGATGCTGATAATAAAAGAATTAAGACAATATGGGTCTCTATGAAAAAATTGGCTAATAGTTTAAGAAGCTCTGGAGGGAAAGAAAGAAATAGCGATTTCGCAATTCTTACAAAAGATACAATCAGAGATTGGAAACGCTCCAGTAATCCCAAAATATCTACAATGGGTGAGAAACTAACTCAAATTGTCAAAAATCGTAAAAAATATTGA
- the rocD gene encoding ornithine--oxo-acid transaminase: MSEKLVYGNISSKESMELEEKYGAHNYQPLPVVIAKGEGVYVWDPEGKKYYDFLSAYSALNQGHCHPKIIKSLIDQAEILTLTSRAFFNNKLGEYEKFVTEFFGYDKILPMNTGVEGVETAIKLSRKWGYEKKGIKSNKAKIVVCEGNFHGRTIGAISASTDPESTNNFGPFLPGIIKIPYNNPEALEKVLKKQGKEVCAFLVEPVQGEAGVIVPDDGYLKRTFDKCKKYNVLFVADEVQSGIGRTGRLLACDYEEVRPDILILGKTISGGVLPISAVLADNEIMLVIKPGQHGSTFGGFPLACVVAKAALEVIKEEHLIENAERLGKIFREEMKKIDSSLIELVRGKGLLNAIVIKPRDGIEAWDVCVQLKEKGLLAKPTHRHIIRFAPPLVINEEQLMEAIGIIKEVFSELS, encoded by the coding sequence ATGTCAGAAAAACTTGTTTATGGGAATATCAGTAGCAAAGAATCTATGGAATTGGAGGAGAAATATGGAGCTCATAACTATCAGCCACTTCCAGTAGTAATTGCAAAAGGAGAAGGTGTTTATGTTTGGGACCCGGAAGGCAAAAAATATTACGACTTTCTCTCAGCATATTCTGCACTTAATCAAGGTCACTGTCATCCAAAGATTATTAAATCACTTATAGACCAGGCAGAGATTCTTACACTTACCTCACGGGCGTTTTTTAATAATAAACTTGGGGAATATGAAAAATTTGTAACTGAATTTTTTGGCTATGATAAAATTCTGCCGATGAATACTGGAGTAGAAGGCGTTGAAACAGCTATAAAACTTTCTCGTAAGTGGGGATATGAGAAGAAAGGGATTAAATCTAATAAAGCCAAAATAGTTGTTTGTGAAGGTAACTTTCACGGTCGCACTATTGGCGCTATCTCAGCCTCAACTGACCCTGAAAGTACTAATAACTTTGGTCCTTTTCTACCAGGCATTATTAAGATACCATACAATAATCCAGAGGCATTAGAAAAGGTTTTAAAAAAACAAGGGAAAGAAGTTTGCGCCTTTTTAGTTGAACCTGTTCAAGGTGAAGCTGGTGTAATCGTTCCAGACGATGGCTATCTAAAAAGAACTTTTGATAAATGCAAAAAATATAATGTATTATTTGTGGCTGATGAGGTTCAGAGTGGGATTGGGAGAACAGGTCGTCTTCTCGCATGTGATTATGAAGAGGTTAGACCTGATATTCTTATCCTTGGAAAAACAATTTCAGGTGGGGTTCTGCCAATTTCTGCTGTATTAGCTGATAATGAGATTATGTTAGTTATAAAGCCTGGACAGCACGGTTCTACTTTCGGAGGATTTCCTTTAGCCTGTGTGGTTGCAAAAGCGGCGTTAGAAGTAATTAAGGAAGAGCATCTGATAGAAAATGCAGAAAGACTCGGGAAAATATTCCGTGAGGAAATGAAAAAAATAGATTCTTCTCTTATTGAATTGGTTCGTGGTAAAGGCTTACTTAATGCCATTGTTATTAAACCAAGGGATGGTATTGAAGCCTGGGATGTGTGTGTTCAACTCAAAGAAAAAGGATTGCTTGCCAAACCTACTCATAGACACATTATTCGGTTTGCACCACCGTTAGTAATAAATGAAGAACAACTGATGGAAGCAATCGGAATTATTAAAGAGGTTTTTTCTGAGTTAAGTTGA